A genome region from Labilibaculum antarcticum includes the following:
- a CDS encoding 4'-phosphopantetheinyl transferase family protein produces the protein MPICKQIQINDSCRLIVWNTTEPLKELLQNVHLTASELARLNSFGSESRKIEFVATRCLVQFSLGQEVLIENDEHGKPHLINSNLNISVSHTKSYVGILIGDKYSVALDMEYLSDRVNRIASRFLSKSELNNIEDENKILHLYQHWCAKECLIKMYGKKDVHLIDELKIAPFSSSDSHFLGQVCRTDFSENYTFHYLQFDNHLLVYSCKETPTAID, from the coding sequence ATGCCAATTTGCAAACAAATACAAATAAATGATTCCTGCAGATTAATCGTTTGGAATACCACCGAACCCTTAAAGGAACTTCTTCAAAATGTGCATTTAACCGCGAGTGAATTAGCACGACTCAACTCATTTGGCAGTGAATCCCGCAAAATTGAATTTGTTGCAACACGTTGTCTTGTACAATTTAGCCTTGGTCAAGAGGTTCTAATTGAAAATGATGAACATGGAAAACCTCATTTAATCAATTCTAACTTAAATATTAGTGTCTCTCACACAAAATCGTACGTTGGAATTCTAATTGGAGACAAATATTCTGTTGCTCTCGACATGGAGTACTTATCGGATCGCGTTAATCGAATTGCCAGCCGATTTCTCTCAAAATCAGAGCTTAATAATATTGAAGATGAAAATAAAATTCTACACCTATACCAACATTGGTGCGCCAAAGAATGTCTGATTAAAATGTACGGCAAAAAAGATGTTCATTTAATTGATGAATTAAAAATCGCTCCCTTTTCCTCAAGCGATTCTCATTTCCTTGGTCAAGTTTGCAGAACCGATTTTTCAGAAAACTACACCTTTCATTATCTGCAGTTCGATAATCATTTGCTTGTTTATTCCTGCAAAGAAACGCCAACAGCAATAGATTAA
- a CDS encoding single-stranded DNA-binding protein translates to MSVNKVILVGNVGKDPEVKYLDNGVAVCNFSLATSETYNNKNGEKVTQTEWHNIVLWRKLAEIAESYVKKGMQIYVEGQIRTRNWEDKDGIKRYTTEIFGTTMQMLGRKAENVSESKTSNAAPQPAASESPVADETDDLPF, encoded by the coding sequence ATGTCAGTAAACAAAGTAATTCTTGTTGGAAATGTTGGGAAAGACCCAGAAGTAAAATACCTTGACAATGGTGTTGCTGTTTGTAACTTTTCTCTTGCTACAAGCGAAACCTACAACAATAAAAACGGTGAAAAAGTTACACAAACAGAATGGCACAACATTGTATTGTGGCGTAAACTCGCAGAAATTGCAGAAAGTTACGTTAAAAAAGGAATGCAAATCTATGTTGAAGGACAAATTAGAACACGTAATTGGGAAGACAAAGATGGTATAAAAAGATATACGACGGAGATTTTTGGTACTACCATGCAAATGTTAGGTCGTAAAGCTGAAAATGTATCTGAATCAAAAACAAGTAATGCAGCGCCACAGCCAGCAGCTTCGGAATCACCGGTGGCAGATGAAACGGATGACCTTCCTTTCTAG
- a CDS encoding Rne/Rng family ribonuclease yields MSNELVIDVTPNEIVIALLSNKQLIELSREKNNLQFAVGDIYLGKVKKIMPGLNAAFIDVGYEKDAFLHYLDLGHQFRSLSKFLQQALAKNGRNLSISKMKLEPDIDKNGKMSETLKSGQHILVQVAKEPISTKGPRLCSEISIAGRNLVLMPFSDKVSISQKISSTEEKLRLKQLLQSIKPKNYGVIVRTVAEGKRVAELDKELRSLVEKWEESFEHIRDLNPPKLVLGEMDRTSAILRDILNSSFENIYINDANAAKDITNYITSIAPEKSKIVKYITGDVPIFDQLGIDKQIKSSFGKTVSFKNGAYLIIEHTEAFHVVDVNSGNRSKAGNDQESSALEVNLAAAGEIARQLRLRDMGGIIVVDFIDMHSAENRQKVFDKMKEVMGLDRTKHNILPLSKFGLMQITRQRVRPEMNVEIQETCPTCLGSGKITPSVLLTDQIEQNLKRVVAQQSDRKLTLKAHPFVAAYINKGIWKTLRREWQSELGIKLSVREIPSYDMLEYKFFDKNNQEIELI; encoded by the coding sequence GTGAGTAACGAGCTTGTAATTGATGTAACCCCTAATGAAATTGTAATTGCTTTATTAAGCAATAAACAATTAATTGAGTTATCCAGAGAAAAGAATAACCTTCAGTTTGCTGTTGGCGATATCTATCTGGGAAAAGTGAAGAAGATAATGCCTGGATTAAATGCTGCATTTATTGATGTAGGATATGAAAAAGATGCTTTTTTACATTATTTAGATTTAGGCCATCAATTTAGATCCCTTAGTAAGTTCTTACAACAAGCTTTAGCAAAAAATGGTCGTAATCTTTCCATTTCTAAAATGAAACTGGAGCCGGATATTGACAAGAATGGGAAAATGTCTGAGACCCTAAAGTCCGGGCAACATATACTTGTTCAGGTTGCTAAAGAACCTATCTCCACAAAAGGTCCCAGATTGTGTTCCGAAATTTCTATTGCCGGAAGAAATCTGGTTTTAATGCCTTTCTCTGACAAAGTTTCAATTTCTCAAAAGATTAGTTCTACGGAGGAAAAGCTGCGACTAAAGCAACTTCTTCAAAGTATTAAGCCTAAAAACTATGGAGTAATTGTTCGTACGGTTGCCGAAGGAAAAAGGGTGGCTGAGCTTGATAAGGAATTAAGATCTCTTGTTGAAAAATGGGAGGAAAGTTTTGAGCACATACGAGATTTAAATCCTCCTAAGTTGGTGTTGGGTGAAATGGATAGAACATCTGCTATTTTGCGTGATATCTTGAATTCTTCATTCGAGAATATCTATATTAATGATGCCAATGCAGCAAAGGATATTACAAACTACATTACGAGTATTGCTCCTGAGAAATCAAAAATTGTAAAGTATATTACGGGTGATGTGCCTATTTTTGATCAGTTAGGTATTGATAAACAAATTAAATCTTCTTTTGGAAAGACAGTTTCCTTTAAGAATGGTGCTTACTTAATTATTGAACATACTGAAGCTTTTCATGTTGTTGATGTAAATAGTGGGAATCGTTCGAAAGCAGGAAACGACCAGGAATCAAGCGCTTTAGAGGTAAATTTAGCTGCTGCCGGGGAGATTGCCCGCCAACTTCGCTTGCGCGATATGGGTGGAATCATTGTAGTTGATTTTATTGATATGCACTCTGCCGAAAACCGACAGAAAGTTTTCGATAAGATGAAAGAAGTAATGGGATTAGACCGTACGAAGCATAACATTTTACCATTAAGTAAATTTGGTTTAATGCAGATTACTCGTCAACGCGTACGTCCCGAAATGAATGTTGAGATTCAAGAAACATGTCCAACATGTTTAGGATCTGGAAAAATAACTCCTTCTGTATTGCTTACCGACCAGATTGAGCAAAATCTTAAGCGGGTAGTTGCTCAGCAAAGTGATAGAAAACTTACTTTAAAAGCACACCCTTTTGTAGCTGCATATATCAACAAAGGAATATGGAAAACGCTGCGTAGAGAATGGCAGTCGGAATTGGGAATTAAACTTTCAGTTCGTGAAATTCCTTCCTACGATATGTTGGAGTATAAATTCTTTGATAAAAATAACCAGGAAATTGAATTGATTTAA
- the crcB gene encoding fluoride efflux transporter CrcB has protein sequence MLRTVLLVGLGGFLGSISRFLAEQGLHRYFDTVFPIGTMTVNIVGSFIIGIVYAVAERDNLVSPEMRMFLAVGFCGGFTTFSSFAFDNLNLLKDSGFLYLSLYVTGSVFLGLLAVYFGTQVHKLF, from the coding sequence ATGCTTCGTACAGTTTTATTGGTAGGATTAGGAGGTTTTTTGGGGAGTATTTCTCGTTTTTTGGCTGAACAAGGTCTTCATCGTTATTTTGATACTGTTTTTCCGATTGGAACCATGACAGTAAATATTGTGGGCAGCTTTATTATTGGAATCGTTTATGCAGTGGCAGAACGGGATAATTTGGTGAGCCCCGAAATGAGAATGTTTTTAGCGGTTGGCTTTTGTGGAGGCTTTACAACTTTCTCTTCGTTCGCTTTTGATAATCTCAATCTTTTAAAAGACAGTGGTTTTTTGTATCTTTCATTATATGTGACCGGGAGTGTATTTCTTGGATTGCTTGCAGTCTACTTCGGCACACAAGTTCATAAACTATTCTAA
- the mutY gene encoding A/G-specific adenine glycosylase has protein sequence MLSNQIINWYLQNKRELPWRETKDPYQIWISEIMLQQTRVATAIDYFNRFIEQFPTISDLAKAKEQEVLKLWQGLGYYSRARNLHATAKIIQSQYNGIFPDSYEEILKLKGIGSYTAAAIASFAFNLPHAAVDGNVYRVLSRIYGIDKAIDSTEGKKYFQSIASETMGNARPEIFNQAIIEFGALQCIPRNPKCDICPLFANCFAYNNAQVDQLPIKSKQIKTKNRYFYYLFLSCKSQFLIEKREKKDIWENLFQYPLIEYNKPIPTDELLQTLEWKELFGNKNMLIHSVSGNVLHKLSHQNLHTTFIHIEMDIKKLKKNTDYKIINYSEIPNYPFPKLIEDHLNMIVKNNT, from the coding sequence ATGCTTAGTAACCAAATCATAAACTGGTATTTGCAGAATAAACGCGAATTACCATGGCGAGAAACAAAAGATCCTTATCAAATATGGATATCAGAAATCATGCTTCAGCAGACTAGAGTTGCTACTGCAATTGATTATTTTAATCGCTTTATAGAACAATTCCCAACAATTTCGGATTTAGCTAAAGCAAAAGAACAAGAAGTTCTAAAACTTTGGCAAGGATTAGGCTACTATTCCCGTGCAAGAAACTTACATGCGACAGCAAAAATTATTCAATCGCAATATAACGGTATTTTTCCGGACTCCTATGAAGAAATTCTTAAATTAAAAGGAATTGGGTCGTACACCGCAGCGGCAATTGCCTCATTTGCCTTCAACTTGCCACATGCTGCTGTTGACGGGAATGTTTACCGCGTATTATCACGAATATATGGTATCGATAAAGCAATTGACAGCACTGAGGGGAAAAAATATTTTCAGAGTATTGCAAGTGAAACGATGGGGAATGCCCGTCCAGAAATCTTCAACCAAGCAATTATTGAATTTGGCGCTCTACAATGTATTCCTCGTAATCCGAAATGTGATATTTGTCCGCTTTTTGCAAATTGCTTTGCATATAATAATGCCCAAGTTGATCAATTACCAATTAAATCGAAACAAATTAAAACTAAAAACCGATATTTTTACTATTTGTTTCTATCTTGTAAAAGTCAATTTTTAATCGAAAAAAGAGAGAAAAAAGACATTTGGGAGAACTTGTTCCAATACCCTCTAATTGAATACAATAAACCAATTCCAACGGATGAATTGTTACAAACTTTGGAATGGAAAGAATTATTTGGGAATAAGAACATGCTTATTCACTCGGTATCTGGAAATGTGTTGCATAAATTAAGTCATCAAAATTTACACACCACTTTCATTCACATTGAAATGGATATTAAAAAATTGAAAAAAAACACTGACTATAAAATCATAAACTATTCAGAGATCCCGAATTACCCATTCCCTAAACTGATTGAAGATCACCTTAATATGATTGTGAAAAATAACACATAA
- the gldE gene encoding gliding motility-associated protein GldE gives MVLLLFCSAVISGSEVALFSLSPQDINDLESEDSSKNKKLLKLLRKPEKLLATILIANNFVNIGIVILSSYITNSLVDFSNAPTLGFVVQVIAITFILLLFGEIIPKVYATQTTLKFSKFVAYPIFYLEILFRPFSTLLIKSTSIVNNRISKKQNISMVDLSQALELTADEISEEMEILEGIVNFGNINVEEIMISRVNAIAVDINTSFSKLKSIIIESGFSRIPVFDESFDNIKGILYVKDLLPHHNKPNTFRWQSVIRPPYYVPETKKINDLLEEFQIQKNHMAVVVDEYGGTSGIITMEDILEEIIGDITDESDDNKATFTLEEDGSYLFEGQTSLNDFFKITELNTDSFDKIKGDAETLAGLLLEIKGEIPRKKEEFKFKNYRFIVEAVDNRRIKKIRFILPKISTKK, from the coding sequence ATGGTACTTCTTTTATTTTGTTCTGCCGTGATTTCGGGGTCAGAAGTAGCCCTTTTCTCCCTTTCACCCCAAGACATAAACGATCTTGAAAGCGAAGACAGTTCTAAAAACAAAAAACTTTTAAAACTTCTTCGAAAACCTGAAAAATTACTTGCCACTATACTAATCGCAAATAACTTTGTGAACATTGGAATTGTTATTTTATCGAGTTACATCACAAACTCATTAGTCGATTTTTCGAACGCTCCTACTCTGGGATTTGTGGTTCAGGTTATCGCCATCACATTTATACTATTGCTTTTTGGTGAAATTATCCCCAAAGTATATGCGACTCAAACCACTTTGAAGTTTTCTAAGTTCGTTGCCTACCCAATTTTTTATTTAGAGATATTATTCCGCCCTTTTTCAACCTTACTTATTAAATCGACCTCGATCGTTAACAATCGAATTTCTAAAAAGCAGAATATTTCGATGGTGGATCTTTCGCAAGCATTGGAACTAACTGCTGACGAAATATCTGAAGAAATGGAAATTCTGGAAGGAATTGTCAACTTTGGGAATATTAATGTTGAAGAAATCATGATATCCAGAGTAAACGCGATAGCCGTAGATATAAACACTAGCTTCAGTAAATTAAAATCGATAATTATTGAATCCGGGTTTTCACGAATTCCTGTTTTTGATGAAAGCTTTGACAACATCAAAGGAATTCTATATGTAAAAGATTTGCTTCCTCACCATAACAAACCAAATACCTTTCGCTGGCAATCTGTAATTCGCCCCCCTTATTATGTCCCTGAAACCAAAAAAATAAATGATTTACTGGAGGAATTTCAAATTCAAAAAAATCATATGGCCGTTGTTGTTGATGAATATGGAGGAACTTCAGGGATTATAACAATGGAAGATATTCTTGAAGAAATTATTGGCGATATTACCGATGAATCGGATGACAATAAAGCTACTTTTACACTAGAGGAAGATGGCTCCTACCTTTTTGAAGGACAGACTTCGCTCAACGATTTTTTTAAAATTACAGAACTTAATACGGATAGTTTTGATAAGATAAAAGGTGATGCTGAAACCTTAGCGGGTTTGCTTCTTGAGATAAAAGGTGAAATTCCGCGGAAAAAAGAAGAATTCAAATTTAAAAATTATCGCTTTATTGTGGAAGCTGTAGATAATCGACGAATCAAAAAAATTCGTTTTATACTGCCTAAAATCTCGACAAAAAAATAA
- the gldD gene encoding gliding motility lipoprotein GldD produces MKLYRILSVFLFILISLGSNSCKKKYTPKPKAYYRIDFPKKEYQNWDTDFPYSFDRLSMTKIEKDATKGAEKYWANIQYPEYRATIYLSYKNVDNNLGEYLEDSRKMAYKHSIVADAIAEQVYINSEEKVYGMIYRIRGNAASSVQFVATDSTKHFLRGALYFREHPNQDSLAPVIQFIDKDIVRLMESLKWK; encoded by the coding sequence ATGAAATTGTATCGCATTCTTTCAGTTTTTCTTTTTATTCTTATTTCTTTAGGTTCTAATTCATGCAAAAAGAAATATACTCCAAAACCGAAAGCATATTATAGAATCGATTTCCCGAAAAAGGAATATCAGAACTGGGATACAGATTTTCCTTACAGTTTTGATCGTTTATCGATGACTAAAATTGAAAAAGATGCGACTAAAGGAGCTGAAAAATATTGGGCCAACATTCAATATCCAGAATACCGTGCAACCATTTATCTTAGCTATAAAAATGTAGACAACAACTTAGGAGAATATCTTGAAGATTCGAGAAAAATGGCATACAAGCATTCTATTGTAGCGGATGCCATTGCCGAGCAGGTTTACATTAATAGTGAAGAAAAGGTTTATGGAATGATTTACCGAATAAGAGGCAACGCGGCATCATCCGTTCAATTTGTGGCAACAGATAGCACCAAACATTTTTTAAGAGGGGCATTGTATTTTCGGGAACATCCTAATCAGGATTCTTTAGCACCGGTAATTCAATTCATCGATAAAGACATCGTTAGACTGATGGAAAGCCTGAAATGGAAATAA
- a CDS encoding alkaline phosphatase family protein, translating into MSKRFVSLLFAILVFTIQFSIAQNARKIPSEKPKLVVGIVVDHLRADYFFRYSNLLGDGGFKRLMNQGTYCKNAKFSYLYSQTGPDHASIFTGTPPAFHGIISNGWYNRLSGKLEFAKDDSDTRLVGIESKEKGSSPKKLLAATLGDEIKLFNSHSRVVGVALNCESSMFSAGHAADGAYWMDDLSGKFITSSYYQDTLYNWVKEFNEKKFADFYLNRVWTPFNGGNKASVSNKLLGKVGLNNEFFYDLNKEKREHGYKAIKTTPFGNMLVKDFAISAIINENLGKDDDSDFLSVTFSCLGEKNRDLSPFAPEMLDNFIRLDQELEHFLSFLDEQIGMENVLVFLTADESANYTPENLAEQNIPNGYFSSYNAIALLKSYFNIIYGNGKWILGYDSQQVYLNHQLIEDSKLSITVLQEKAVDFLIQFSGVATTTSANSLVKSNYTHGILQKVQRSFSQKRSGDIMLTLEPGWMHKIKDERDEIAQYSYTNQVPLFWYGWKIKRSVISRSIYIEDIVPTISSFLNISIPSGCDGNPIEELVN; encoded by the coding sequence ATGAGTAAAAGATTTGTAAGCCTGTTATTTGCAATATTAGTATTTACTATACAATTTTCAATTGCACAAAACGCACGAAAAATCCCATCAGAAAAGCCAAAGCTTGTTGTAGGTATTGTTGTAGATCATTTACGTGCCGATTACTTTTTTCGTTATTCAAATTTGCTGGGAGATGGGGGGTTCAAGCGATTAATGAATCAGGGAACCTATTGTAAAAACGCTAAATTTAGTTACTTGTATTCTCAAACAGGACCCGATCATGCTTCTATATTTACAGGTACACCTCCAGCTTTTCATGGTATTATTTCTAATGGATGGTACAATCGTTTATCAGGTAAACTGGAATTTGCCAAGGATGATTCTGATACCAGACTTGTGGGAATTGAATCAAAAGAGAAGGGGAGTTCTCCGAAAAAATTACTGGCAGCAACATTAGGTGATGAGATTAAGCTGTTCAACTCACACTCGAGAGTGGTAGGGGTTGCTTTAAATTGCGAGTCATCCATGTTTTCTGCTGGTCATGCTGCCGATGGAGCTTATTGGATGGATGATCTTTCAGGGAAATTTATAACATCATCTTATTATCAGGATACTTTATACAATTGGGTTAAAGAATTTAATGAAAAAAAGTTTGCTGATTTTTATTTAAATCGTGTTTGGACACCTTTTAATGGTGGTAATAAGGCAAGTGTATCTAATAAATTACTAGGGAAAGTTGGTTTGAATAATGAGTTTTTCTATGATTTAAATAAGGAAAAGAGAGAGCACGGATATAAGGCGATTAAAACGACACCTTTTGGGAATATGTTGGTAAAGGATTTTGCCATATCTGCAATTATTAACGAGAACTTAGGTAAGGATGATGACTCCGATTTTTTATCTGTAACTTTTTCTTGCTTAGGAGAAAAGAATCGGGATTTATCTCCTTTTGCGCCCGAAATGCTTGATAACTTTATTCGATTAGATCAGGAGCTGGAACATTTCCTTTCATTTTTAGATGAGCAGATTGGAATGGAAAATGTGTTGGTCTTTCTAACTGCAGATGAATCGGCAAACTATACTCCAGAGAATCTTGCGGAACAAAACATACCCAATGGTTACTTTAGTAGCTACAATGCAATTGCCTTGTTAAAATCTTATTTCAATATTATATATGGGAATGGAAAATGGATTTTAGGATATGATTCGCAACAGGTTTATTTGAATCATCAGTTGATTGAGGATTCGAAGCTGTCGATTACTGTTTTGCAGGAGAAGGCCGTTGATTTCTTGATTCAATTTTCGGGAGTGGCTACAACTACCTCTGCAAACAGTTTGGTGAAATCGAATTATACACATGGAATATTGCAAAAAGTACAGCGCTCATTTAGTCAAAAACGATCGGGTGATATAATGCTTACTCTGGAGCCAGGGTGGATGCATAAGATTAAAGATGAGCGCGATGAGATAGCACAATACTCTTATACCAATCAGGTTCCGTTATTTTGGTATGGGTGGAAGATTAAAAGATCAGTAATTTCTCGATCAATCTATATTGAAGATATTGTTCCTACAATTTCAAGTTTTTTGAATATTTCTATTCCTTCCGGTTGTGATGGAAATCCGATTGAAGAGTTGGTGAACTAG
- a CDS encoding DUF190 domain-containing protein has product MKLKGKAKLLRVFVGEADRVYQRPLYEAIVYGAKRYGLAGATVHRGIMSYGANSRIHSSKIFALSDDLPIIIELVDSEEKVNGFLHIIELLIEKSGGGGMITMEQVDVIRYQPQNK; this is encoded by the coding sequence ATGAAGCTGAAAGGCAAAGCCAAATTACTTCGGGTATTTGTTGGTGAAGCCGATAGGGTTTATCAGAGGCCACTTTATGAAGCAATTGTTTATGGCGCGAAAAGATATGGTTTAGCTGGAGCAACTGTTCACAGGGGAATCATGTCTTACGGTGCAAACTCACGAATTCACTCTTCAAAAATATTTGCTTTATCAGATGATTTGCCAATTATCATTGAGCTGGTAGATTCAGAAGAAAAAGTTAATGGTTTTCTTCACATTATAGAACTGTTAATTGAAAAATCGGGTGGTGGTGGAATGATTACTATGGAACAAGTCGATGTAATTCGATATCAGCCACAGAATAAATAG
- a CDS encoding protein-disulfide reductase DsbD family protein, whose product MKQKLLILLIGVFLCSIISVQAQIRKTVSWDFSTEQVSSNEVNLVFTAKIDNEWHLYSQHFPDGGPIRFSATFTDSDNYELIGDLEEITKPKSEYDDIFEMDIQYFVGGAVLKQKVKLLSKSAFSVEGEMEYQTCREGECVMYTPDFEFKLNVGKKAASIESSAQVKEKINPMKNPRKEYTSLWSLFFISFSFGLIALLTPCVFPMIPMTVSFFMHSSENRRKAIFNAIVYGVSIIGIYTIIGTIVAVTLGPSFANWLSTHWIPNILFFIIFLFFAFSFFGMFEITMPSWIVNKSVSNEDKGGIAGSFFMAFTLVLVSFSCTGPIVGSILVQSAGGEVLEPIVGMFGFSLAFALPFTLFAIFPSWLNNLPKSGGWLNSVKVILGFLELALGLKFLSIADQTYGWGLLDREIYLGIWIVIFTLMGFYLLGKLKFSHDSDVKFVSVPRLMLAIASFSFVVFMIPGMFGAPLKAISGYLPPQTTQDFDISAIVRNQSGAVSENELCEAPKYAERLHLPHGLKGYFDFEQGIACAKEQNKPVFIDFTGHGCVNCREMEANVWSDPRVQKILREDYVIIALYVDDKQTLPESDWITSSYDGKVKKTLGRKYADFQITRFGVNAQPYYVLLDKEEDTLVDPRAYDLNAEAFVEFLENGKREFKNR is encoded by the coding sequence ATGAAACAGAAACTTCTTATTTTATTAATTGGAGTTTTCCTTTGCAGTATAATCTCAGTTCAGGCTCAAATTCGCAAAACGGTATCCTGGGATTTTTCAACAGAACAAGTCAGTAGTAACGAAGTTAATTTGGTTTTCACAGCCAAAATTGACAATGAATGGCATCTGTATTCCCAACATTTTCCTGATGGAGGACCAATTCGGTTCAGTGCAACTTTCACCGATTCAGACAATTACGAATTAATTGGGGATTTGGAAGAGATCACTAAGCCAAAATCAGAATACGATGACATTTTCGAAATGGACATTCAGTATTTTGTGGGTGGGGCAGTTTTGAAACAAAAAGTCAAATTGCTATCCAAATCAGCATTTTCTGTTGAAGGGGAAATGGAATATCAAACTTGTCGTGAAGGTGAGTGTGTGATGTATACCCCTGATTTCGAATTTAAACTAAACGTTGGAAAAAAAGCCGCTTCTATTGAGTCAAGTGCGCAAGTAAAAGAGAAAATAAATCCGATGAAGAATCCTCGAAAGGAATATACTTCATTGTGGTCTTTGTTCTTTATTTCTTTTTCTTTCGGATTAATAGCCCTTCTTACACCTTGTGTGTTTCCAATGATTCCAATGACGGTTTCTTTTTTTATGCACAGCTCAGAAAACAGACGAAAAGCAATTTTTAATGCCATTGTTTATGGTGTTTCAATTATTGGTATCTATACCATTATTGGAACCATTGTTGCTGTAACTTTAGGACCAAGTTTTGCCAATTGGCTAAGTACTCATTGGATTCCGAATATTCTATTCTTTATAATATTCTTGTTTTTTGCGTTTTCATTTTTCGGAATGTTCGAGATTACCATGCCTAGTTGGATTGTAAATAAGTCGGTATCGAATGAAGATAAAGGAGGAATTGCAGGTTCATTTTTTATGGCTTTCACCTTGGTGTTGGTTTCATTTTCTTGTACCGGACCTATTGTAGGATCTATACTTGTTCAATCGGCAGGAGGCGAGGTTTTGGAACCAATTGTAGGAATGTTCGGTTTCTCTCTTGCCTTTGCATTGCCATTTACGCTGTTTGCTATATTCCCGTCGTGGTTGAATAACTTGCCAAAGTCGGGTGGTTGGTTGAATTCAGTAAAAGTGATTTTAGGATTTTTAGAACTTGCATTGGGATTAAAATTCTTAAGTATTGCCGATCAAACTTATGGATGGGGACTATTGGATAGAGAAATTTACTTAGGAATATGGATCGTTATTTTTACATTGATGGGATTCTATCTATTGGGTAAATTAAAGTTTAGCCACGATAGTGATGTTAAGTTTGTATCTGTACCTCGTTTAATGCTGGCGATTGCCTCGTTTTCATTTGTAGTTTTTATGATTCCGGGAATGTTTGGAGCTCCTCTAAAAGCAATATCCGGTTATTTACCGCCACAAACAACTCAGGATTTTGATATTTCTGCCATTGTGCGTAATCAGTCTGGAGCAGTTAGCGAGAATGAACTTTGTGAAGCACCAAAGTATGCTGAAAGGCTCCATTTGCCGCATGGTTTAAAAGGATATTTCGATTTTGAGCAAGGAATAGCTTGCGCAAAAGAACAGAATAAACCAGTCTTTATTGACTTTACAGGTCACGGGTGTGTGAATTGCCGTGAAATGGAAGCAAATGTTTGGTCTGATCCTCGTGTTCAAAAAATATTAAGAGAAGATTATGTGATTATTGCATTATATGTGGATGATAAGCAAACATTGCCTGAGTCGGATTGGATAACATCAAGTTACGATGGGAAAGTGAAAAAGACTTTAGGTAGGAAGTACGCCGATTTTCAGATTACCCGTTTTGGGGTAAATGCACAACCTTATTACGTGCTTCTGGATAAAGAGGAAGATACTTTGGTTGACCCTCGAGCGTATGATTTAAATGCTGAAGCATTTGTTGAATTTCTTGAAAACGGGAAAAGGGAATTTAAAAATCGATAA
- a CDS encoding HU family DNA-binding protein, whose translation MTKADIVNEISKNTGIEKITVQKTVEAFMDTIKVSLVKGKNVYLRGFGSFIVKKRAEKTARNISKNTTIIIAEHFIPAFKPAKTFVSKVKTNVK comes from the coding sequence ATGACTAAAGCAGATATTGTTAACGAGATTTCTAAAAACACAGGAATTGAGAAAATTACAGTACAAAAAACTGTTGAAGCTTTCATGGATACTATCAAAGTTTCTTTGGTAAAAGGCAAAAATGTGTATTTGAGAGGTTTCGGGAGTTTTATCGTTAAGAAAAGAGCAGAGAAAACTGCAAGAAACATTTCTAAAAACACAACAATTATTATTGCTGAGCACTTTATCCCAGCTTTTAAACCAGCTAAGACATTCGTTAGTAAGGTTAAGACTAACGTAAAGTAG